One segment of Triticum aestivum cultivar Chinese Spring chromosome 2A, IWGSC CS RefSeq v2.1, whole genome shotgun sequence DNA contains the following:
- the LOC123191483 gene encoding uncharacterized protein yields MALVVVVRHSRSRVGQRRGLGEVDLVASETWARQSFELEAADDIHGCSRSFARGARTRQGTGARVGPLPSWGLGRSPVLPGLWADPGCPRPHDETSTDVATLQGKRCLDRDGDWSLMLDELNNECSLFGCALSAQTPPDCTVVLDLVREKSLLHCRPGDAEWSRLPVEFAEEGDEFDGPITAGQHGKLYATSMVSLVATDASGPTPVVERTDMRHPPACPVHEGYKCYPVPCPGGELFLVRCCLFGLPAEVVDVKVFRWNDEDNAWETVVTIRERTFFAGRFTFAVPSAAEAGTRVNTIHVLRSVYGESHIYTVSLDDMTLRMSAVEGCDDDDDGDQAFWALPTSFGLVAARSSDTPGGLSNEVMQTRSEHCCKEEEKEDMMTNSAGERRWCDFHTDLLQLLVPKISFIDFLHLKAVCKQWNSITSPIQNAKVSPLLMTTRPAGGAKEDVLEVFDPVSEKKYNIRVNVPASGLKSQGSQLLHFTKNGGIIVSRGGDHMFFLVNPFKDYPNGGHVIALPALDLLGHKGLSFSSVPGSPDFVVLATSCTPDDKVITIQTWRMGDEEWKEEILGNYDVPFFMSSQSPVFQDGVFYFLDINDRLGVVDPNEDEMEWRVLDKPDQPIRGSTEVHLAEWEHNYLVEWKAELVAIFRDSADGSVRMFKLDRSQMVWSELEVMEDAAVFWDRRNALIAVLPTGEDLCNKMSLPNYSETDRGGRTRSFYSFREQCYYPSFNAKEPMNAVWFQPDLNALMATTHQ; encoded by the exons ATGGCGCTGGTTGTTGTCGTTCGGCACAGCAGAAGCAGGGTAGGCCAGCGACGAGGGCTTGGGGAGGTCGATCTGGTCGCCTCCGAGACTTGGGCGCGCCAGAGCTTCGAGCTGGAGGCGGCGGACGACATCCATGGCTGCTCCCGGAGCTTCGCCAGAGGCGCGCGGACAAGGCAGGGCACGGGAGCTCGAG TTGGGCCCCTCCCCTCTTGGGGCCTGGGGCGGTCGCCCGTTTTGCCTGGCCTATGGGCCGACCCTGGATGCCCCCGCCCGCACGACGAGACGTCGACGGACGTGGCGACACTGCAAGGGAAGCGATGCCTCGACCGGGACGGGGACTGGTCGCTCATGCTCGACGAGCTCAACAATGAGTGCTCGCTC TTTGGCTGCGCGCTCTCCGCGCAAACCCCGCCCGACTGCACCGTCGTGCTCGACTTGGTCAGGGAGAAGTCTCTCCTCCACTGCCGCCCCGGCGACGCCGAGTGGTCCCGCCTCCCCGTGGAGTTCGCCGAGGAGGGGGACGAGTTCGACGGCCCCATAACCGCCGGCCAGCACGGGAAGCTGTACGCGACGAGCATGGTatccctggtggccaccgacgcgTCCGGCCCGACGCCGGTGGTTGAGAGGACGGACATGAGGCACCCGCCAGCGTGCCCCGTGCACGAGGGGTACAAGTGCTACCCGGTGCCATGCCCTGGCGGCGAGCTCTTCTTGGTGCGTTGCTGCCTCTTTGGCCTCCCGGCGGAGGTGGTGGACGTGAAGGTTTTCCGATGGAACGATGAGGACAATGCGTGGGAGACGGTTGTAACCATCAGGGAGAGAACGTTCTTCGCCGGCAGGTTTACTTTCGCGGTCCCGTCGGCGGCTGAAGCAGGAACCCGAGTCAACACCATCCATGTGCTGCGCTCAGTTTATGGTGAATCTCATATCTACACTGTGTCTCTCGACGACATGACCTTAAGGATGAGTGCAGTCGAGggatgcgatgatgatgatgatggcgaccaGGCATTTTGGGCTCTTCCCACTAG CTTCGGTCTGGTAGCAGCACGATCCAGCGACACTCCTGGTGGTCTCTCCAATGAG GTGATGCAAACAAGAAGTGAACATTGCTGCAAAGAGGAAGAAAAAGAGGACATGATGACGAACTCTGCAGGCGAGAGGCGATGGTGTGATTTCCACACTGATTTGTTGCAGCTACTAGTACCTAAGATTTCATTCATCGATTTCCTACACCTGAAAGCTGTCTGCAAGCAGTGGAATTCCATTACAAGTCCTATCCAGAATGCAAAAGTGTCGCCATTGCTCATGACAACCCGCCCAGCAGGAGGAGCCAAGGAGGATGTCCTAGAGGTCTTTGACCCGGTGAGCGAGAAGAAATACAACATCAGGGTAAACGTCCCTGCTTCAGGTCTCAAATCGCAGGGATCGCAGTTACTACATTTCACAAAGAACGGCGGGATCATCGTGTCCAGAGGCGGCGACCACATGTTCTTCCTAGTGAACCCATTCAAGGATTACCCAAATGGGGGCCATGTGATTGCTCTTCCAGCTCTGGATCTCCTTGGCCACAAAGGATTGTCGTTTTCCTCGGTGCCGGGGTCTCCGGACTTCGTGGTCCTCGCCACTAGTTGTACCCCTGATGACAAAGTTATCACCATACAAACATGGCGAATGGGAGATGAAGAGTGGAAGGAAGAAATCCTAGGCAATTATGACGTGCCGTTCTTCATGTCATCTCAAAGCCCCGTCTTCCAAGACGGGGTTTTCTATTTCCTGGACATCAATGACAGGCTTGGAGTCGTGGACCCAAATGAGGACGAGATGGAGTGGAGGGTCCTTGACAAGCCAGATCAACCGATACGTGGAAGCACCGAGGTGCATCTTGCTGAATGGGAACACAACTATTTGGTGGAGTGGAAGGCGGAGCTAGTCGCCATTTTCAGGGATAGTGCCGATGGGTCAGTTAGAATGTTCAAGCTAGACCGGTCTCAGATGGTTTGGTCGGAGTTGGAAGTGATGGAGGACGCGGCCGTGTTCTGGGATAGGAGAAATGCTCTGATTGCTGTGCTGCCCACCGGAGAAGATTTATGTAACAAGATGTCCCTACCGAACTATAGCGAGACAGACCGTGGCGGCAGGACTCGGAGCTTCTACTCATTTCGGGAGCAATGCTACTACCCTTCTTTCAACGCCAAGGAGCCCATGAACGCCGTATGGTTTCAGCCAGACTTGAACGCACTTATGGCGACGACTCACCAGTAG